The nucleotide window ATAAAATGGAACTAAAGGAATTTGAATGGGCTATTACAGAAATGGTAAAAGATAAAGACTACATTTATAAAGCCTTAACTAAAGACTTATACTTCTTAGGGAAAGTATTGGAGCGAAAATACAGATTACTTCGCATTACCTATACTGTTTTTATGATTGGTATCATTATATCCCTAGTATCTTTTGCTATTGCGGTTAAGAACAACCCTAACGTTGATATTGAAGACGTAATACCTGAAACTAATACTGAAACAGGTTTTATTAACTTTACAAAACACAGTAATAACGACTTTACGATTTAATAGTATCCATTAAATCGTTATAGGTATAAAAGTTTTTATTATCATTTTTATTATGATATAAAATACTAACCCTCAAAGCCTTAAGCCCTGTAACACCTTGTAAGTCTTCGAGCTCTAACACTTCTAAATCTTTATCTAATATATTTTTTGACTGAAGAAAACCAATATATCTTTTGTATTCGTCCTCATCCTCCTTTTGCGAATATACTATGGTTAACTTGCCTTTTTCGGTAATTCGTTCTTCAGTTCCTTTAATAAACGCCTTGTCTACACGTTTTTTTACTACTTCGTAACGTGCGTTGTAAGTACCATCAACATCAAACCGCTTTTCATCCATTCTAAAACGAATAGAAAGTGGCTGGTTAAATACCAAGACCATTGAGGCAACATCTAGGCTAATTGGATATTCGTGCTGATTTTGGTAGTAATAATTTTCCATTTCGCACATGACCTGCAACTGCCATAATCTTAAGTTATAAAGGTAAATTACATTAAAACTATCTTGCTTAGTAATGGACTCGCCAATATACATATTATGCTCAACACCATCGGTTTTAAAACGTTCAAAAAAATGTGGATACATGGCTTGAGCCTCTAATTGCTTCTCATCAATTAAAGATGACATGTTAGTATTAATCAATTTTACAGTATCGTCATAGTGCTTTCTATAAAAGTAGATAACACTTAGATCTTTATCTATCTTATTTAAGTAGTCTTCAACATCTTCTATTAAGTCTGAATGGGTTTTTGCAATTAAATCAAAAACAGGCTTAACTTCATCCCTCAAAAATACTGTAATCTCGTGTTCGCTATCTACCTTAAAATCGGTCTTGAGGCTATTATAATACTCACTTACCTGAAATTTAATCTGCTCAAATATTGGTAAGCTTCTATTTTTAATGGCTTTAGTTAGTATTTTTTCTGCTAAATTTAACTGAAGGGATAAATCTTTTTGAGTTGCTTCGTTTCTTGCATTGGAAGATCCTTTAACATCTACTTGGCCATATAATGGGTAAACATTTTCAAAGACAATTTTTCCAAAAGTTGGTGATTCTCCAGTTTCGTACTCGGTTTTTATGAAGGTTTTGGCTTTTTGCACAAATTTCCAATGTACACTTGGGTGTATAGATGTGCATTCTTTTTGAATAATGGCTTCTATTAGGTTCTCTTCTTCACTCTTTGAGCGCTCAACAGCAGATACAATATAGGGCATAATATCTACCAATTTAATAGCATTAATACTGTTAAGGAGCTTTGGTTCTTTAGATACAATTTCTAACACACCCATTAAACCTGTTTCATTGGCTATAGGTGCTAAAATAGCACTTTTAAAACCTTGCAAATGTAATGCGCTTAGATGTGGTGACTTACCCTGAGATTTATTGTAAAAATGATCAACATCTGAAATAGAAAAATAAGAGTTGTCCTCTAACAATTTTTTGTAAGACCAACTGCATAAAGCATCTTCACAAACTATCTTGTCTTCCTTATTAAGTAAAAAACTTTTTATGCCTGCACCATTTACGCGCTCAAAAGCATTATCTTCTTCATTATAGATAGAAAAACCTACTTCTATATTTCTAAATCCAAATAGGGATCTGAAAATTTCGTAGAAATTTTGCATGAAATTTTCATCTTGACGCTTATTTTCACTAATTAATGAGGATTTTATATTAGATATAGACTGGTCGTCCGTTACATCAAAAATGTTAGAAATAACAAATCCTTTAAAGTCATAGCTATTGGGTGGAAATTTTTCTTTCCATAATTCTAAATTATCAAAGTTATCTAGCAGCTCCTCATAGTCTTTTTCTGTAATTTTTGGCGCATTAGGTCTTGGTAAAATTTCCATAAAATCTACATTGTATAAGATTTTATAGTACCTAGTTATACCCTTAACGTCTGGTATTTCGTACAAAAAAGGACGTTTAAAGTTTAGATCGTAACCATAGCAATCCTTTAAAATTATAGTACAGGCTAAGATATATGTTTGCTCTATTGGCGTGTCCATAACCTTGAGGCGAAAGTTGTCACCAGCATTTCTTATAATGGTCTTGAGACGCTCTGAACAACTAAAAACGTGGTCGTAAAACGGTACTACCGCTGCTTTTATCTCATTGTGAGTTAATAGTGGATTAAACGTATCCCTTAATATTATCGCAATATTTTCTTCTTGTTTTTCAAATACCGAAAGGTCACTAAACCCATCTTTTAAGACAGGGTTAGTATTGGCTATCTCTAGAATTTGCTTAGCATTCTCAACTACAGCCTTATTGTCAGATTCTAAAAACTCCTCGTACTTTTCTAGAAGTTTATTAAAGCTAACTTTGAGAATAAAAGGTGATTCTATCTGTTGATTTATATCCATACTTTAGGGATCTTTGCAATGTAAAGTTACAAATATTATGGTAGTCGTTTATGTATAGACTTCCTTACAGACAATTTGTGACCCTAAAACTTTAGTTTATCACTTCTTTTAGCGCTATTATCTTGTGGTTATATTTTAATCAAGCTTATTGCAAAACCTCCACCTTCAGCTAGATTTACACTCAATTTTGAACCTTTTGAAATATCAATTTTTTCAATGGAAATGTCTAACGGATTATTGTCCCAATGAGCATTTTCACCATCCCTATAAATAATGGCTTCATATTTTTGGTCCTCATCTAAAAAGTCGAAGGTTAGATCTAGGGTTCTGGCATTTTCATCGGTAATACCACCAACAAACCAATTACCCGTTTCTCGCTCTTGCCTAGCTATAGTTACATAATCACCAACTTCGCCATTTAACACTTTGGTTTGTTGCCAGTCTACACCAACATCTTTTATAAATTGAAAGGGTTCTGGATTGGCTTCGTAATGCTCTACCAAATCTGCTGCCATTTGTATAGGACTATAAATTACAACATATAACGCTAATTGTTGCGCAATAGTAGTATTCACCTGATTATTTGGCTTGTATTCATCAAACTTAATATTGAAAATTCCTGGCGTATAATCAATTGGTCCTGCTAACATTCTTGTAAATGCCACTATTGGCAGGTGCTCTGGTGGGTTACCACCATCGCTTGCCCAAGCGTTAAACTCTTGTCCACGCAGACCTTCGCGAGAGATAATATTTGGGTAAGTTCTACGTAGACCTGTAGCTTTAATAGGTTCGTGTGCGTTTACTGCCACTTGATATTTTGCAGCTTTTATGGCCGCATTGTTATAGTGGTTGACCATGTATTGACCGTGATGATATTCTCCTTTTGGGAGAATTTTACCAACATAACCCGACTTTACGGAATGCATTCCGTATTTCTGCATTAATGCGTAAGCTGTATCCTGTTGTTTAGTGTAGGTCTCCGTAGCAGCAGACGTTTCGTGGTGCATTATAATTTCTACACCTTTTTCATTGGCGTATCTTGTTACTTCCTCTAAATCGTAATCTGGGTATGGTGTTACAAAATCAAAAACCCCTTCTCTGTCTTCAAAACCAATCCAATGTTCCCAACCAGTGTTCCAACCTTCAACCAAAACACCACCAATATTATTTTTTGCTGAAAAATCAATGAAACGTTTTACGTTTTCTGTGGTAGCTCCGTGTTTTCCGTGTGCACCACCTGTGTCTGTCCATGTACTCATATTTTGGGTCATTCCGTAATCCCAAGACGATTTTCCCAGGTGCATTTCCCACCAGATCCCTGTGTACTTCATTGGTGTAAACCAAGACATGTCGTGGATTTTAGTTGGCTCATTAAGGTTTACAATTAGGTTAGATTCTATTAGGTCTGGTGCATTATCGGTAATTTGAATTGTTCTCCAAGGTGTTTTAAAAGGTAGTTGTCGCTTTACCTTGTAATCTGTGTTTTCTGAACCTACTAAAATACTTTCAAAAGTTAAATTTTTGGTATCTACACCAAGTGTCATACCCGAATAATCTATTAGACCTGCCTCATGTAAACTTAAATGCAACCCGTCTTCTCCAACCAAAGTTACAGGTGTATTTACTGCATTATTAGGTATATAAGTTTGTGCTAGGTTTTGGTGATTTGCGTATTGCAATGCGTCAATTTCCGATAGTTTTGTGGTATTGTATAGATGCTCATAAATATCCCAATCACCGGGAATCCAGAAAGTTTTATAATCTTCTGTAAGATTAAATTGTGTCTTTTCTTCTTTAATTAAAGCTTCCGTCCAGCCCTCTTGCTGCTGAAATTCGTACCTAAAGCCAATACCATCGTCATGAACTCTAAATACAACATTAACAGATCTCTCTGTATCCTTTTCAATTAAAAACACAATAAGTTCATTGTATGTATTTTCTACTTTTAACTGTTCTCCCCAAGGCATTTCCCAAGGGTCATCTTTAGATACTGTCCCGAAAGCTTTTATTTCGAAATTGTCTTTAAGAGGAGCTGCATCTGTAAACTCAAATCCTAAAAATGAGGTATCTACTACCACTCTGTTTCTATACAGCACTTGGTATGTTGGCTCACCTTTTTCCGTTAAATTAAAATTAACTGTTACTGCTTGGTTTGGTGAACTGACACTTGCTTTTTTTAGAGACGAACTACATGATACCATTAAAAGTGCTAGGACAATTATTGAAGCGATATATTTCATGTTTTATTTAAGTGTGTTGTTTTATTGTTTTTCTATAAGTACGATATTATGATCTGAATCTAAAATTATATTTCCATTTTTTACAGTTGCCTTTTCACCTGAGTAGGCGTCGTGCAGTTTATCACCCTCTTCAAAAATCTTTGAAACATCAATCACTTTTTTTCCTTTTGGTAAATCTAAACCTACAATGACTAAATCTTTGTAGTCTCCGTTTTGATAACTTCTATAAAACAAATAAGGGTCTTGAGTTATCATTTGATGTCTACCAGCTCCGATAGCAGGATGTCTTTCTCTAAATTTACCTAATTTTTGCCAATGTGTTAGAATGGCTTTTGTTTTTTCGTCTGAATTTATGGCATCCCAATTCATAAATGAGCGCAATGTTGCATCACCTTGCGTATCTTCAATTATCAAAGGTCTTGCAGACTCGTCGCCGTAATATACTTGTGAAGTACCTGGAGATAACAGTAATTTGTTAGCGGTTTCTAATGGTTTTTCCCTTTGGGGATCAAACGGGCTACCGTCATCGTGAGAACTTAGATAATTTAAAACGCCAAAGCCATTTAGTTCACCATTCAATATATCTGAATACTTTTTGAACAACGCTTGATTATCCAGTTCTTTTGCATTCCATTTAAACTCAAAATTGATTTGTTCGGTAAACATATCGTCATAAAAGTTTACTTTTTTATCTCCATAATCAAATAGCTTTCCACCACTGACACCATAGTTGTATACCTCGCCTACCAAATAAAAATCATTGTCGTCTAAAACTTTATCTGGATTGTTCTTTTTGTATTTGGCAAACGCGTAATCACATTCTTTTTTAAACTCCTCCCAAACATAAGCTTCCGTATGCTTTACCGTATCACATCTGTAACCGTCAACACCAAATTCGGTGATATAATCCGTTAGCCACTTCATAATATAAAAACGTGGTGCTCTAGGATGTCCTGTTCTTTCAAAAAAGGCATCGAGTTCTTTCATTTCTTGTTCGTAGCGGCCTTCTGCTTTCCATTTCTTTACCAATTGAGGTGGTAATTCTACATTTTCGTTGCTATCCGTTTTTATGTCTGGTAAATTTTTTACCAACGTACACGTTACCGTGTTTTCGTAATTATTGTATTGACACTGTGGACTTGTCCTCACCCAATCTTCTGGCCAAACCGGATCTTTTTCAGTAACAGGACCTGTGTGGTTAATCACAGCATCTAAAACAACGCGAATACCATTATTGTGAGCAACTTTCACTAACTCATGTAAATCTTCTTTTGTGCCATAATTTGGGTCTATGTTTGTCCAGTCCTTAGCCCAATACCCATGGAAACCATAAGTTACTCCAGTGCCTTCATCAGTTCCGCCATGGATTTGCTCTACAATTGGTGTCATCCAAATGGCATTTATACCCAAATCGGTGAAATAGCCTTCGTTAATTTTTTGTGTAATCCCTTTGATATCGCCACCTTTAAAACCTCTAAGCTTTCCGGTTTCTTTTGTTCTATCGAAGTTGATGTCATTAGATGTGTCACCGTTATTAAAACGATCTGTTAGCAAAAAATAAAGATTAGCCCCTTCCCAATCAAAGCGTGTTTGTTGTTCCTTATCATCTCTATTAACGTTTTGAGCTTTACAACCAAATAATGAAAAAGCTAGAATTATTACTAAAAAATATCTATACATTACTTCTTAATTAAAATTTTATATTCCCAAGGGTTAAGTTCAAAAGCATCACCCACTAATTCCAATTCTTCATTAGACAAATAATTCAAAAACTTGCCTTTTGGCATCGCAATTTTATTTCCTGCATCAGAAAAATTACCAACAAACAAAAGTGTCTGTTCATCTTTAGAACGCTCAAACATTAAAATATCGCTTTCTGTATTCAGTCGTTTATAATCTGCAGCATTTTTACCACCATTAAGCGCTGGATTAGTGTTTTTAAGTTCACCTAATTTTTTCAACAGATTGAAATATTCGCCTTTTGTTTTAGGAATTGAATCCTTTTCAAAAAACTTAAGACGGTGATCCATATCGTATTCTTGTCCGCTGTAAATTAAAGGCATTCCAGGCATCAAAAACTTAAGTGCTGTGAACAATTCCTTTTTATCACCCATTCGTTCTTTTATCGTACCATTCCAAGAATTCTCATCGTGATTGGTGATGAAGTTCATTAAGATATCGTCTTCATCATAATCGTTTGAAACCTTGTTTATGTATGCATCAAAATCTTCTGTTGTTTTTTCGCCTTTTGCCATTGCGTTCATTAAATGATGGCCATCCCAAGCATACGCCATATCAAACAAATCTCCATCTAATAATTCTGGTTCCCAAGCTTCGGCAAGCATAAAAACGTTGGTTTCACTTCTTAATATTGAAATAGCCGTTTTCCAGAAATCTAGTGGTACCGAACCTGCAACATCACATCTAAAGCCATCTACACCTTCTTCCTTTACCCAGTACAACATATCTTCAATCATTTCTTGGCGCATACTTTGATTGTCGTAATTGAGATCTGCGACGTCTGTCCAATCCGTGCCTTTTGGATGAATGATTTCACCAGACTCGTTTTTTGTATAATATTCAGGATGATTTTTTATCCATTCGTGATCCCAACCTGTATGGTTTGGTACCCAATCTAAAATCACGTAAATTCCGTTTTCGTGAGCGGTTTTAACTAGTTCTCTAAAATCTTCTTTGTTACCAAATTCAGGGTTGATTTTAGTAAAATCTGTTACTGCGTAATAACTTCCTAAATATTTAGCTTGTTCTTCTTCTGGGAATTCTGAAGCAAACTTTCCTCCTTCAGCCTTTCGTTTCGTTTCTGAAATTGGGAATACAGGCATTAACCATATCACTTTGACTCCCAACGCTTTTAGCGTTGGAATGTCTTTTGTAAATTCATCAAAAGTACCTTCTGGTGAATATTGACGAATGTTAGCTTCGTAAATCACGGCAGTTTCCAAAACCTCATCTGAAATCGGTTCAATTTCAACACTCGTTTTTGGCTCGTCTTCTATTATTTTGCTTTCTTTTTTTTCTTCTTTACAATTTGCAAACAGCGCAATTGCAAAAAAGGTAAATATTAGTTTTTTCATGATTACTTTATCTTAAGTATAAATGATTCTAAAGGTTTTATATCAATACGAACTTGGGCTTTACCGCCTTCAACTTTTAAAGTTGAAGTATAATTCTTGTACAACTGGTCTTCAACTTGATAGTCGCCATCTTTCAACTTTAATTTTGAGATTAAATCTTCTGGTAATTGCAATTCAAAACCATAAATGTTTTCAGCATTAAAGTTTGAAATTATAATGAGTTTTTCATTAGCACTCCAACGTGCAAAACTTAAGACTTTATCGTTATACCATTCTGTATGTTGCTGATTATAGTGTTGCAAATCTTGATAGTCTCCCATTAAAGCATCACTGGTAATGGTGAAGTTTAACAAGCGCTTGTAGAAATCTCTCAAGTTTTTTTCGGCTTCGGTAGATTGGCCGCCATCAAACTGTTTGTTGTTTACCCAACGCACAACGCTAGGCACACTTCCGTAATCGAAAATGGATGTTCGTATTGGGTCACCA belongs to Winogradskyella sp. J14-2 and includes:
- a CDS encoding GAF domain-containing protein, whose product is MDINQQIESPFILKVSFNKLLEKYEEFLESDNKAVVENAKQILEIANTNPVLKDGFSDLSVFEKQEENIAIILRDTFNPLLTHNEIKAAVVPFYDHVFSCSERLKTIIRNAGDNFRLKVMDTPIEQTYILACTIILKDCYGYDLNFKRPFLYEIPDVKGITRYYKILYNVDFMEILPRPNAPKITEKDYEELLDNFDNLELWKEKFPPNSYDFKGFVISNIFDVTDDQSISNIKSSLISENKRQDENFMQNFYEIFRSLFGFRNIEVGFSIYNEEDNAFERVNGAGIKSFLLNKEDKIVCEDALCSWSYKKLLEDNSYFSISDVDHFYNKSQGKSPHLSALHLQGFKSAILAPIANETGLMGVLEIVSKEPKLLNSINAIKLVDIMPYIVSAVERSKSEEENLIEAIIQKECTSIHPSVHWKFVQKAKTFIKTEYETGESPTFGKIVFENVYPLYGQVDVKGSSNARNEATQKDLSLQLNLAEKILTKAIKNRSLPIFEQIKFQVSEYYNSLKTDFKVDSEHEITVFLRDEVKPVFDLIAKTHSDLIEDVEDYLNKIDKDLSVIYFYRKHYDDTVKLINTNMSSLIDEKQLEAQAMYPHFFERFKTDGVEHNMYIGESITKQDSFNVIYLYNLRLWQLQVMCEMENYYYQNQHEYPISLDVASMVLVFNQPLSIRFRMDEKRFDVDGTYNARYEVVKKRVDKAFIKGTEERITEKGKLTIVYSQKEDEDEYKRYIGFLQSKNILDKDLEVLELEDLQGVTGLKALRVSILYHNKNDNKNFYTYNDLMDTIKS
- a CDS encoding glycoside hydrolase family 97 protein, whose product is MKYIASIIVLALLMVSCSSSLKKASVSSPNQAVTVNFNLTEKGEPTYQVLYRNRVVVDTSFLGFEFTDAAPLKDNFEIKAFGTVSKDDPWEMPWGEQLKVENTYNELIVFLIEKDTERSVNVVFRVHDDGIGFRYEFQQQEGWTEALIKEEKTQFNLTEDYKTFWIPGDWDIYEHLYNTTKLSEIDALQYANHQNLAQTYIPNNAVNTPVTLVGEDGLHLSLHEAGLIDYSGMTLGVDTKNLTFESILVGSENTDYKVKRQLPFKTPWRTIQITDNAPDLIESNLIVNLNEPTKIHDMSWFTPMKYTGIWWEMHLGKSSWDYGMTQNMSTWTDTGGAHGKHGATTENVKRFIDFSAKNNIGGVLVEGWNTGWEHWIGFEDREGVFDFVTPYPDYDLEEVTRYANEKGVEIIMHHETSAATETYTKQQDTAYALMQKYGMHSVKSGYVGKILPKGEYHHGQYMVNHYNNAAIKAAKYQVAVNAHEPIKATGLRRTYPNIISREGLRGQEFNAWASDGGNPPEHLPIVAFTRMLAGPIDYTPGIFNIKFDEYKPNNQVNTTIAQQLALYVVIYSPIQMAADLVEHYEANPEPFQFIKDVGVDWQQTKVLNGEVGDYVTIARQERETGNWFVGGITDENARTLDLTFDFLDEDQKYEAIIYRDGENAHWDNNPLDISIEKIDISKGSKLSVNLAEGGGFAISLIKI
- a CDS encoding alpha-amylase family glycosyl hydrolase; translation: MYRYFLVIILAFSLFGCKAQNVNRDDKEQQTRFDWEGANLYFLLTDRFNNGDTSNDINFDRTKETGKLRGFKGGDIKGITQKINEGYFTDLGINAIWMTPIVEQIHGGTDEGTGVTYGFHGYWAKDWTNIDPNYGTKEDLHELVKVAHNNGIRVVLDAVINHTGPVTEKDPVWPEDWVRTSPQCQYNNYENTVTCTLVKNLPDIKTDSNENVELPPQLVKKWKAEGRYEQEMKELDAFFERTGHPRAPRFYIMKWLTDYITEFGVDGYRCDTVKHTEAYVWEEFKKECDYAFAKYKKNNPDKVLDDNDFYLVGEVYNYGVSGGKLFDYGDKKVNFYDDMFTEQINFEFKWNAKELDNQALFKKYSDILNGELNGFGVLNYLSSHDDGSPFDPQREKPLETANKLLLSPGTSQVYYGDESARPLIIEDTQGDATLRSFMNWDAINSDEKTKAILTHWQKLGKFRERHPAIGAGRHQMITQDPYLFYRSYQNGDYKDLVIVGLDLPKGKKVIDVSKIFEEGDKLHDAYSGEKATVKNGNIILDSDHNIVLIEKQ
- a CDS encoding alpha-amylase family glycosyl hydrolase, which codes for MKKLIFTFFAIALFANCKEEKKESKIIEDEPKTSVEIEPISDEVLETAVIYEANIRQYSPEGTFDEFTKDIPTLKALGVKVIWLMPVFPISETKRKAEGGKFASEFPEEEQAKYLGSYYAVTDFTKINPEFGNKEDFRELVKTAHENGIYVILDWVPNHTGWDHEWIKNHPEYYTKNESGEIIHPKGTDWTDVADLNYDNQSMRQEMIEDMLYWVKEEGVDGFRCDVAGSVPLDFWKTAISILRSETNVFMLAEAWEPELLDGDLFDMAYAWDGHHLMNAMAKGEKTTEDFDAYINKVSNDYDEDDILMNFITNHDENSWNGTIKERMGDKKELFTALKFLMPGMPLIYSGQEYDMDHRLKFFEKDSIPKTKGEYFNLLKKLGELKNTNPALNGGKNAADYKRLNTESDILMFERSKDEQTLLFVGNFSDAGNKIAMPKGKFLNYLSNEELELVGDAFELNPWEYKILIKK